One part of the Amaranthus tricolor cultivar Red isolate AtriRed21 chromosome 16, ASM2621246v1, whole genome shotgun sequence genome encodes these proteins:
- the LOC130802401 gene encoding metal tolerance protein 11 isoform X2 translates to MGEMVRLDLHQDDDTSEECLLNVAVSSSFDNDTATTGDHSWRLNFDGYQLSTEYKEKPSRKLLDCLGVLEDDVAEYYQQQVEMLEGFNEMDALAERGFVPGMSKEEREKLANSETFAIRISNICNMVLFIAKVYASFQSGSLAIIASTLDSLLDLLSGFILWFTAFSMSTPNPYQYPIGKKRMQPLGILVFASVMATLGLQIILESTRQLLSDESDFSLNSDQERWLVGIMLSVTLVKLLLVMYCRSFTNEIVKAYAQDHFFDVITNIIGLIAALLANYVSDWMDPVGAIILALYTIRTWSMTVLENVNSLVGKSATPDFLQKLTYLCWNHHKSIRHIDTVRAYTFGSHYFVEVDIVLPANMPLQEAHDIGETLQEKIEQLPDIERAFVHLDYEYTHKPEHAQAHL, encoded by the exons ATGGGGGAAATGGTGCGGCTCGACTTGCATCAAGATGACGATACATCCGAAGAATGCTTGCTAAACGTCGCCGTTTCGTCGTCGTTCGACAATGACACTGCTACAACTGGTGACCATTCATGGCGGTTGAACTTTGATGGTTATCAATTGTCTACTGAGTATAAGGAGAAACCGTCTCGTAAACTCCTTGACTGTCTTGGAGTTTTAG AAGATGACGTTGCAGAGTATTATCAGCAGCAAGTAGAGATGTTGGAGGGTTTCAATGAAATGGATGCCCTTGCTGAGCGTGGGTTTGTTCCTGGGATGTCAAAG GAAGAACGAGAGAAGTTAGCTAATAGTGAAACATTTGCCATCAGGATATCAAATATATGCAATATGGTTCTTTTTATTGCAAAGGTTTATGCATCGTTTCAAAGTGGTTCTTTGGCAATTATCGCATCCACGTTGGATTCACTTCTTGATCTTCTATCGGGATTTATTCTGTGGTTCACTGCATTTTCTATGTCAACTCCTAACCCATATCAATACCCAATTGGAAAGAAGCGTATGCAACCCCTG GGGATTCTTGTTTTTGCTTCTGTCATGGCTACACTAGGGCTACAGATTATTTTGGAGTCAACTCGGCAGCTTCTATCAGAC GAGAGTGATTTTAGCTTGAATAGTGACCAAGAAAGATGGCTTGTGGGCATCATGTTGTCAGTAACTTTGGTTAAGCTTCTACTAGTCATGTACTGCCGCTCTTTCACCAATGAGATAGTCAAAGCTTATGCCCAGGACCACTTCTTTGATGTTATTACCAACATAATCGGCCTTATTGCTGCTCTCTTGGCTAATTATGTCAGTGACTGGATGGACCCGGTTGGAGCTATCATT CTTGCTTTGTACACAATACGTACATGGTCCATGACAGTGCTGGAAAATGTAAACTCCTTAGTCGGAAAATCTGCTACCCCGGACTTCCTGCAGAAACTAACATATCTCTGTTGGAACCACCACAAATCCATCAGGCACATTGACACGGTCCGAGCATACACTTTTGGATCACACTATTTTGTTGAGGTTGACATAGTATTGCCGGCAAACATGCCCTTGCAAGAAGCACATGACATTGGCGAAACATTGCAAGAGAAAATTGAACAGTTGCCTGACATCGAACGAGCTTTTGTTCATCTTGACTACGAATATACTCACAAACCTGAGCATGCACAAGCCCATCTATAG
- the LOC130802401 gene encoding metal tolerance protein 11 isoform X3, giving the protein MEILSSSVKYDNINHNRSEDDVAEYYQQQVEMLEGFNEMDALAERGFVPGMSKEEREKLANSETFAIRISNICNMVLFIAKVYASFQSGSLAIIASTLDSLLDLLSGFILWFTAFSMSTPNPYQYPIGKKRMQPLGILVFASVMATLGLQIILESTRQLLSDESDFSLNSDQERWLVGIMLSVTLVKLLLVMYCRSFTNEIVKAYAQDHFFDVITNIIGLIAALLANYVSDWMDPVGAIILALYTIRTWSMTVLENVNSLVGKSATPDFLQKLTYLCWNHHKSIRHIDTVRAYTFGSHYFVEVDIVLPANMPLQEAHDIGETLQEKIEQLPDIERAFVHLDYEYTHKPEHAQAHL; this is encoded by the exons ATGGAGATTCTAAGCTCTTCTGTGAAGTATGATAATATTAATCATAACA GATCAGAAGATGACGTTGCAGAGTATTATCAGCAGCAAGTAGAGATGTTGGAGGGTTTCAATGAAATGGATGCCCTTGCTGAGCGTGGGTTTGTTCCTGGGATGTCAAAG GAAGAACGAGAGAAGTTAGCTAATAGTGAAACATTTGCCATCAGGATATCAAATATATGCAATATGGTTCTTTTTATTGCAAAGGTTTATGCATCGTTTCAAAGTGGTTCTTTGGCAATTATCGCATCCACGTTGGATTCACTTCTTGATCTTCTATCGGGATTTATTCTGTGGTTCACTGCATTTTCTATGTCAACTCCTAACCCATATCAATACCCAATTGGAAAGAAGCGTATGCAACCCCTG GGGATTCTTGTTTTTGCTTCTGTCATGGCTACACTAGGGCTACAGATTATTTTGGAGTCAACTCGGCAGCTTCTATCAGAC GAGAGTGATTTTAGCTTGAATAGTGACCAAGAAAGATGGCTTGTGGGCATCATGTTGTCAGTAACTTTGGTTAAGCTTCTACTAGTCATGTACTGCCGCTCTTTCACCAATGAGATAGTCAAAGCTTATGCCCAGGACCACTTCTTTGATGTTATTACCAACATAATCGGCCTTATTGCTGCTCTCTTGGCTAATTATGTCAGTGACTGGATGGACCCGGTTGGAGCTATCATT CTTGCTTTGTACACAATACGTACATGGTCCATGACAGTGCTGGAAAATGTAAACTCCTTAGTCGGAAAATCTGCTACCCCGGACTTCCTGCAGAAACTAACATATCTCTGTTGGAACCACCACAAATCCATCAGGCACATTGACACGGTCCGAGCATACACTTTTGGATCACACTATTTTGTTGAGGTTGACATAGTATTGCCGGCAAACATGCCCTTGCAAGAAGCACATGACATTGGCGAAACATTGCAAGAGAAAATTGAACAGTTGCCTGACATCGAACGAGCTTTTGTTCATCTTGACTACGAATATACTCACAAACCTGAGCATGCACAAGCCCATCTATAG
- the LOC130802401 gene encoding metal tolerance protein 11 isoform X1, which yields MGEMVRLDLHQDDDTSEECLLNVAVSSSFDNDTATTGDHSWRLNFDGYQLSTEYKEKPSRKLLDCLGVLGSEDDVAEYYQQQVEMLEGFNEMDALAERGFVPGMSKEEREKLANSETFAIRISNICNMVLFIAKVYASFQSGSLAIIASTLDSLLDLLSGFILWFTAFSMSTPNPYQYPIGKKRMQPLGILVFASVMATLGLQIILESTRQLLSDESDFSLNSDQERWLVGIMLSVTLVKLLLVMYCRSFTNEIVKAYAQDHFFDVITNIIGLIAALLANYVSDWMDPVGAIILALYTIRTWSMTVLENVNSLVGKSATPDFLQKLTYLCWNHHKSIRHIDTVRAYTFGSHYFVEVDIVLPANMPLQEAHDIGETLQEKIEQLPDIERAFVHLDYEYTHKPEHAQAHL from the exons ATGGGGGAAATGGTGCGGCTCGACTTGCATCAAGATGACGATACATCCGAAGAATGCTTGCTAAACGTCGCCGTTTCGTCGTCGTTCGACAATGACACTGCTACAACTGGTGACCATTCATGGCGGTTGAACTTTGATGGTTATCAATTGTCTACTGAGTATAAGGAGAAACCGTCTCGTAAACTCCTTGACTGTCTTGGAGTTTTAG GATCAGAAGATGACGTTGCAGAGTATTATCAGCAGCAAGTAGAGATGTTGGAGGGTTTCAATGAAATGGATGCCCTTGCTGAGCGTGGGTTTGTTCCTGGGATGTCAAAG GAAGAACGAGAGAAGTTAGCTAATAGTGAAACATTTGCCATCAGGATATCAAATATATGCAATATGGTTCTTTTTATTGCAAAGGTTTATGCATCGTTTCAAAGTGGTTCTTTGGCAATTATCGCATCCACGTTGGATTCACTTCTTGATCTTCTATCGGGATTTATTCTGTGGTTCACTGCATTTTCTATGTCAACTCCTAACCCATATCAATACCCAATTGGAAAGAAGCGTATGCAACCCCTG GGGATTCTTGTTTTTGCTTCTGTCATGGCTACACTAGGGCTACAGATTATTTTGGAGTCAACTCGGCAGCTTCTATCAGAC GAGAGTGATTTTAGCTTGAATAGTGACCAAGAAAGATGGCTTGTGGGCATCATGTTGTCAGTAACTTTGGTTAAGCTTCTACTAGTCATGTACTGCCGCTCTTTCACCAATGAGATAGTCAAAGCTTATGCCCAGGACCACTTCTTTGATGTTATTACCAACATAATCGGCCTTATTGCTGCTCTCTTGGCTAATTATGTCAGTGACTGGATGGACCCGGTTGGAGCTATCATT CTTGCTTTGTACACAATACGTACATGGTCCATGACAGTGCTGGAAAATGTAAACTCCTTAGTCGGAAAATCTGCTACCCCGGACTTCCTGCAGAAACTAACATATCTCTGTTGGAACCACCACAAATCCATCAGGCACATTGACACGGTCCGAGCATACACTTTTGGATCACACTATTTTGTTGAGGTTGACATAGTATTGCCGGCAAACATGCCCTTGCAAGAAGCACATGACATTGGCGAAACATTGCAAGAGAAAATTGAACAGTTGCCTGACATCGAACGAGCTTTTGTTCATCTTGACTACGAATATACTCACAAACCTGAGCATGCACAAGCCCATCTATAG
- the LOC130802623 gene encoding uncharacterized protein LOC130802623 yields MEKVLFAVVMASRKLKPYFQSHQITVRISQPLKKILEGKNKSSRVADWANQLADFGIEYEPRTAIKAQALADFIAESTIPHHPEANQEWKLYVNGSSTQSASGAGLLIVSSAGVRIERAVKFEFAASNNEAEYEALLLGLKICHEAGAKSLSTFSNSQLIVRQVNGEFEAKDESMKMYLQEVREFIKKFDKFTLVHIRRSQNAQADSLAKLVSSAETFAARDIIWEVLPNPSINFMVDTIDRSETWMEPYIKYLQNQTLPQDEGEAKILQKRVGWFKLHERTLYKKSYTHPLLKCVSPEEGNYILREIHEGGYGIHQGVRTVIGKVLRSGYYWPSLKGDAEALIKRFPQCQYHSKIGR; encoded by the coding sequence ATGGAGAAGGTCTTATTCGCAGTCGTGATGGCAAGTAGGAAATTGAAACCGtacttccaatcccaccagatcacCGTCCGAATCAGccaacctttgaaaaagattctggaagggaaGAACAAATCAAGCCGCGTCGCGGACTGGGCTAATCAACTAGCAGATTTTGGCATTGAATACGAGCCACGAACggcaatcaaagcccaagccCTGGCTGACTTCATTGCTGAAAGTACCATCCCTCATCATCCCGAAGCCAATCAagaatggaagttgtatgtaAATGGGTCCTCCACGCAATCAGCAAGCGGAGCAGGACTTCTAATTGTATCTTCCGCCGGGGTTCGCATAGAAAGAGCAGTCAAATTCGAGTTTGCGGCATCTAATAATGAGGCAGAATATGAAGCACTACTCTTGGGGCTTAAAATATGCCATGAAGCCGGGGCTAAATCCTTATCCACCTTTTCCAACTCCCAATTGATAGTCAGGCAAGTGAACGGGGAATTCGAGGCCAAAGATGAAAGCATGAAGATGTATTTACAGGAAGTACGAGAATTTATCAAGAAGTTTGACAAATTCACATTGGTTCACATCCGAAGGTCCCAAAACGCACAAGCCGACTCCCTGGCAAAACTCGTCAGCTCAGCTGAAACATTCGCGGCTCGTGATATCATCTGGGAGGTGCTTCCTAACCCCAGCATTAACTTCATGGTCGATACCATCGACAGATCAGAGACGTGGATGGAACCATACATTAAATACTTGCAAAATCAGACGCTTCCCCAAGATGAGGGTGAAGCAAAAATACTCCAAAAAAGGGTCGGATGGTTCAAACTCCACGAAAGAACGCTTTACAAAAAATCATATACACATCCCCTTTTGAAGTGTGtttctcctgaagaaggaaactacatccttcgcgaaatacacgaaggcggATATGGAATACACCAAGGAGTACGAACTGTAATTGGCAAAGTCCTTAGAAGTGGATACTACTGGCCCTCTCTCAAAGGTGATGCTGAAGCACTGATCAAGCGATTTCCCCAATGCCAGTATCATTCAAAGATAGGAAGATAA